One Methylobacterium oryzae DNA window includes the following coding sequences:
- a CDS encoding MFS transporter, translating into MSVTSAALATDTAGARPAASQSIEEKRKSAIRGAFFSEYIDMFDIYLPVVALAPVMFMFQPKNLSPQMETVLASLVFITTLLGRPIGALIFGLIADKVGRRAASIYSVAGFGVITLLIGLLPGYETLGLASYILLVLLRFLDGIFLGGGYTGAMPLAIEYSKKDKRGFVGGLIIAGFPAAYVSINLITMLMFYLFPLDGPGSPYTVWGWRIPFIVGAALAGLLALYYVHKVSESEVWKKEAAAGAEQAEASPMAGLFSGKGGRDLLQVLLLMTGFWTTQNIITIYLPTGLLVKTLHLNGFALTATLMICYTILFFSYIGSGLLGQVIGRRRFFVIVGPLIATVGAYILYTLTVTPEMAFGTRVLLVSLLAVIVTSPWGVIVTYINERFATDVRATGFGIGFSLSVVIPSFYAFYMDWLSALMPLALTPVALLIVGGLIGTVGALIGPETKDVDFGTGH; encoded by the coding sequence ATGTCGGTCACGTCGGCAGCCTTGGCAACGGATACGGCGGGTGCGCGCCCGGCCGCGTCCCAGTCGATCGAGGAGAAGCGGAAGAGCGCCATCCGCGGCGCGTTCTTCTCCGAATACATCGACATGTTCGACATCTACCTGCCGGTGGTCGCGCTGGCGCCGGTGATGTTCATGTTCCAGCCGAAGAACCTGTCTCCCCAGATGGAGACGGTGCTGGCCTCGCTGGTCTTCATCACTACCCTGCTCGGCCGCCCGATCGGCGCGCTCATCTTCGGCCTGATCGCCGACAAGGTCGGCCGCCGGGCCGCCTCGATCTACTCGGTGGCGGGCTTCGGGGTGATCACGCTGCTGATCGGCCTGCTGCCGGGCTACGAGACGCTCGGCCTCGCCTCGTACATCCTGCTGGTGCTGCTGCGCTTCCTCGACGGGATCTTCCTCGGGGGCGGCTACACCGGGGCGATGCCGCTCGCCATCGAGTATTCCAAGAAGGACAAGCGCGGCTTCGTCGGCGGCCTGATCATCGCGGGCTTCCCGGCCGCCTACGTCAGCATCAACCTCATCACGATGCTGATGTTCTACCTGTTCCCGCTCGACGGGCCTGGGTCGCCCTACACGGTCTGGGGCTGGCGCATCCCCTTCATCGTCGGCGCGGCGCTGGCCGGCCTGCTCGCCCTCTACTACGTCCACAAGGTCTCGGAATCGGAGGTCTGGAAGAAGGAGGCCGCTGCCGGGGCCGAACAGGCCGAGGCATCGCCCATGGCGGGTCTGTTCTCCGGGAAGGGCGGGCGCGACCTCCTGCAGGTTCTGCTGCTGATGACCGGCTTCTGGACGACGCAGAACATCATCACGATCTACCTGCCGACCGGTCTGCTGGTGAAGACCCTGCACCTCAACGGCTTCGCGCTGACCGCGACGCTGATGATCTGCTACACGATCCTGTTCTTCAGCTACATCGGCTCCGGCCTGCTCGGGCAGGTCATCGGCCGCCGGCGGTTCTTCGTGATCGTCGGCCCGCTGATCGCGACGGTGGGCGCGTACATCCTCTACACGCTGACCGTCACGCCCGAGATGGCGTTCGGCACCCGCGTGCTGCTGGTCAGCCTCCTGGCGGTGATCGTGACCTCGCCCTGGGGCGTCATCGTCACCTACATCAACGAGCGCTTCGCCACGGATGTCCGCGCCACCGGCTTCGGCATCGGCTTCAGCCTCTCGGTGGTGATCCCGTCCTTCTACGCCTTCTACATGGACTGGCTGAGCGCGCTGATGCCGCTCGCGCTGACGCCCGTGGCCCTGCTCATCGTCGGCGGCCTGATCGGCACCGTGGGCGCGCTCATCGGGCCGGAGACCAAGGACGTCGATTTCGGCACCGGCCACTGA
- a CDS encoding carboxymuconolactone decarboxylase family protein, with translation MSDESELFGQGFENRKTVLGAAHVEKSWANADAFNRPVQRLVTEYCWGAVWGDETLPFKTRSMLNIAMLTAMNQHHELGVHVKGALNNGVTKDEIQAVLMQALVYCGAPAALAAFRTASAAIADWDREHASGR, from the coding sequence ATGTCCGACGAGAGCGAGCTGTTCGGCCAGGGTTTCGAGAACCGCAAGACCGTCCTCGGCGCCGCCCATGTCGAGAAGTCCTGGGCCAATGCCGACGCGTTCAACCGTCCGGTCCAGCGGCTCGTGACGGAGTATTGCTGGGGCGCGGTCTGGGGCGATGAGACGCTGCCGTTCAAGACCCGCAGCATGCTCAACATCGCGATGCTGACCGCGATGAACCAGCACCACGAGCTCGGCGTCCACGTCAAAGGCGCCCTCAACAACGGCGTCACGAAGGACGAGATCCAGGCGGTGCTGATGCAGGCGCTCGTCTATTGCGGCGCCCCGGCGGCCCTGGCTGCCTTCCGGACCGCCTCCGCGGCGATCGCCGATTGGGACAGAGAGCACGCCAGCGGGCGCTGA
- a CDS encoding aldehyde dehydrogenase family protein, whose translation MALTDLSRFYIDGAWVEPVSAQPFPLIDPATETAFGTLALGDAADVDRAVRAARAAFPAFSETAPAERVALLRRILALFEERFEIFAETIRQEMGSPIGFARKGQAARGPAHLNALIAVMERFAFEEDRGTTRIRREPIGVCGLITPWNWPINQIVVKIAPALAAGCTMVLKPSEYSAVSAMLFAQVLHDAGVPPGVFNLVNGDGPGVGAAIAAHPGIDMVSFTGSTRAGIEIARAAAPTIKRVAQELGGKSANILLEDVDFDQAVRRGVAACCTNSGQSCSIPTRMLVPRARMDEAAAIAAEAAAVFRLGPTADPETDLGPVVNRTQYERVVGLIRTGIAEGARLVAGGPERPDHLDRGFYVRPTIFADVTPDMTIAREEIFGPVLSILAYDSEDDAIAIANGSRYGLAAYVQGRDRDRARAVARRLIGGQVHINYPPPDVHAPFGGYRQSGNGREWGEAGLQEYLETKAMIGFGLD comes from the coding sequence ATGGCGCTTACGGACCTGAGCCGCTTCTACATCGACGGCGCCTGGGTCGAGCCGGTTTCGGCTCAGCCGTTCCCGCTGATCGATCCCGCCACAGAGACGGCGTTCGGCACCCTCGCGCTCGGCGATGCCGCGGATGTCGACCGGGCCGTGCGCGCGGCCCGCGCCGCCTTCCCGGCCTTCTCGGAGACGGCGCCCGCCGAACGCGTCGCGCTCCTCCGCCGGATCCTCGCGCTCTTCGAGGAGCGGTTCGAGATCTTCGCGGAGACGATCCGGCAGGAGATGGGCTCGCCCATCGGCTTCGCGCGCAAGGGGCAGGCGGCGCGGGGCCCGGCGCACCTCAACGCGCTCATCGCGGTGATGGAGCGCTTCGCGTTCGAGGAGGATCGCGGCACCACCCGGATCCGGCGCGAGCCGATCGGCGTCTGCGGCCTGATCACCCCCTGGAACTGGCCGATCAACCAGATCGTCGTGAAGATCGCCCCGGCGCTCGCGGCCGGCTGCACGATGGTGCTCAAGCCCAGCGAGTACTCGGCGGTCAGCGCGATGCTGTTCGCGCAGGTCCTGCACGACGCGGGCGTGCCGCCGGGCGTGTTCAACCTCGTGAACGGGGACGGCCCCGGCGTCGGCGCCGCGATCGCCGCGCATCCGGGGATCGACATGGTCTCGTTCACCGGGTCGACCCGCGCCGGGATCGAGATCGCCCGAGCGGCGGCCCCGACCATCAAGCGCGTCGCGCAGGAACTCGGCGGCAAGTCCGCCAACATCCTGCTGGAGGACGTCGACTTCGATCAGGCGGTCCGGCGCGGCGTCGCGGCCTGCTGCACGAATTCGGGCCAGTCCTGCTCGATCCCGACGCGGATGCTCGTGCCCCGGGCCCGGATGGACGAGGCGGCCGCCATCGCGGCCGAGGCGGCGGCGGTCTTCCGGCTCGGCCCGACCGCGGACCCCGAGACGGATCTCGGCCCGGTGGTCAACCGCACCCAGTACGAGCGCGTCGTCGGGCTGATCCGCACCGGCATCGCGGAGGGCGCGCGGCTCGTCGCCGGCGGCCCGGAGCGGCCGGACCACCTCGACCGCGGCTTCTACGTCCGCCCGACAATCTTCGCCGACGTGACCCCCGACATGACCATCGCGCGGGAGGAGATCTTCGGCCCGGTCCTGTCGATCCTCGCCTACGACAGCGAGGACGACGCGATCGCGATCGCCAACGGCTCGCGCTACGGGCTCGCCGCCTACGTGCAGGGACGGGACCGCGACCGGGCGCGCGCCGTGGCGCGGCGGCTCATCGGCGGGCAGGTCCACATCAACTACCCGCCCCCGGACGTCCACGCGCCCTTCGGCGGCTACCGCCAGTCCGGCAACGGCCGGGAATGGGGCGAGGCCGGTCTCCAGGAATACCTCGAGACCAAGGCGATGATCGGCTTCGGCCTCGACTGA
- a CDS encoding NAD(P)-dependent oxidoreductase codes for MEQRTIGVIGLGMMGDPMSRCLARAGHALRLLDADAGRTDALARDLGAATLTRENASELDLLITMLPNSAIVEAVLLDEGWADALPAGATVIDMSSSEPVRSRALGETLAGKGLGYLDAPVSGGVRRAVDGTLAILVGGEADLLARWRPVLEAMGSSVLHIGQAGSGHAAKALNNFVSAAGLLATVEALHVAQRFGIAPEAMTDVLNASSGRSNTSENKVKQFMLSGSFASGFSLKLMDKDLGIAGALADSVDYPLGFGRHCIETWHAIAGEVGPAADHTEMYRLLAEGA; via the coding sequence ATGGAACAGAGAACCATCGGCGTCATCGGCCTCGGCATGATGGGCGATCCCATGAGCCGGTGCCTGGCCCGAGCGGGGCACGCGCTCCGCCTGCTGGACGCGGATGCCGGCCGGACCGACGCGCTCGCCCGGGATCTCGGCGCGGCGACGCTCACGCGGGAGAACGCGTCCGAACTCGACCTGCTGATCACGATGCTGCCGAACTCGGCCATCGTCGAGGCGGTGCTGCTCGACGAGGGCTGGGCCGACGCGCTCCCGGCCGGCGCCACCGTGATCGACATGAGCTCGTCGGAGCCGGTGCGCTCCCGCGCCCTCGGCGAGACGCTCGCCGGGAAGGGGCTCGGCTATCTCGACGCGCCGGTCTCGGGCGGCGTGCGGCGGGCCGTGGACGGCACGCTCGCGATCCTCGTCGGCGGCGAGGCGGATCTCCTCGCCCGCTGGCGGCCGGTGCTGGAGGCGATGGGCTCATCCGTCCTGCATATCGGCCAAGCGGGATCGGGCCACGCCGCCAAGGCGCTGAACAACTTCGTCTCCGCCGCGGGCCTGCTCGCCACCGTCGAGGCGCTCCACGTGGCGCAGCGCTTCGGCATCGCGCCGGAGGCCATGACCGACGTGCTCAACGCCTCGTCCGGGCGCAGCAACACCTCCGAGAACAAGGTCAAGCAGTTCATGCTCAGCGGCAGCTTCGCCTCGGGCTTCTCGCTGAAGCTGATGGACAAGGATCTCGGCATCGCTGGGGCTTTGGCTGACTCGGTCGACTACCCGCTCGGCTTCGGCCGGCACTGCATCGAGACCTGGCACGCCATCGCCGGCGAGGTCGGGCCCGCGGCCGACCACACCGAGATGTACCGCCTGCTGGCCGAGGGAGCCTGA
- a CDS encoding NIPSNAP family protein, producing MIVEMRVYYCAPTRLPALLERFRSTTLGFFQKYGIEQVGFWTTLVGPDNHALTYLLKWEDMAQREARWNAFQADPDWIAARAETEKDRPIVARIENTFLAPTDFSALR from the coding sequence ATGATCGTCGAGATGCGCGTTTACTACTGCGCCCCGACCCGATTGCCGGCCCTGCTGGAGCGGTTCCGCTCCACCACGCTCGGCTTCTTCCAGAAATACGGCATCGAGCAGGTCGGCTTCTGGACTACGCTCGTCGGTCCCGACAACCACGCGCTCACCTACCTGCTCAAGTGGGAGGACATGGCCCAGCGCGAGGCGCGCTGGAACGCCTTCCAGGCCGATCCGGACTGGATCGCCGCCCGCGCCGAGACCGAGAAGGACCGGCCGATCGTCGCCCGGATCGAGAACACCTTCCTCGCCCCCACGGACTTCTCCGCCCTGCGCTGA
- a CDS encoding N-acyl homoserine lactonase family protein — MDAEIYEIYAIKYAHHHRMARENFIGGDIHDGPMPIDYFVWVVVGGGRTIVVDTGFDRAMATKRGRSIVRPVEEGLARIGVDPLRVEDVVLTHLHYDHAGNHDLFPTARFHVQEREMAFCTGRCMCHPEVRHPFAAEDVKAMVDRLFEDRVRFRETTDTLYPGITLHRVGGHSDGLQIVRVRTARGWVVLASDAAHFYANIGRRLAYPIVYNVGDMFEGYRTVRHLAESEDHIVPGHDPQVLAIYPPASADVAGWIARVDLPPTASPTY; from the coding sequence ATGGACGCAGAGATCTACGAGATCTACGCGATCAAGTACGCGCATCATCACCGTATGGCCCGCGAGAACTTCATCGGCGGGGACATCCACGACGGCCCGATGCCGATCGATTACTTCGTCTGGGTCGTCGTCGGCGGTGGCAGGACGATCGTCGTCGATACCGGCTTCGACCGCGCGATGGCGACGAAGCGGGGCCGCAGCATCGTGCGGCCGGTCGAGGAGGGCCTGGCGCGGATCGGTGTCGACCCGCTGCGGGTTGAGGACGTCGTCCTGACCCACCTGCATTACGACCACGCCGGCAACCACGACCTGTTCCCGACGGCCCGCTTCCACGTCCAGGAACGCGAGATGGCGTTCTGCACCGGCCGGTGCATGTGCCATCCGGAGGTCCGCCACCCCTTCGCCGCCGAGGACGTGAAGGCGATGGTGGACCGCCTGTTCGAGGACCGCGTCCGCTTCCGCGAGACGACCGACACGCTGTATCCGGGGATCACCCTCCACCGGGTCGGCGGCCATTCGGACGGCCTGCAGATCGTCCGAGTCCGGACCGCGCGCGGCTGGGTCGTACTGGCCTCCGACGCCGCGCACTTCTACGCCAATATCGGTCGCCGGCTCGCCTATCCCATCGTCTACAATGTCGGCGACATGTTCGAGGGCTACCGGACGGTCCGGCATCTGGCCGAGTCCGAGGATCACATCGTCCCGGGCCACGATCCGCAGGTTCTCGCGATCTACCCGCCGGCGTCCGCGGATGTCGCCGGCTGGATCGCGCGCGTCGACCTGCCTCCGACCGCTTCACCGACCTACTGA
- a CDS encoding MFS transporter, whose product MPGAPTARGSEPPDTLPRPTIAGNVALGVTQIVLWGGTFFLTAVVSDPIVAETGWPQAMVVGALSLAIFVSGLPAPFVGRMIRRHGGRPVLVAGATIIAAGLVLMAVAQSLPVFLLAWMVAGLGMSAALYDPLFAAIGQAYGAAARGAMTQIAISSGFAVSLCWPATRFLVDHVGWRGACLTYAILSVALVVPLFAWALPARSRGAVEPAAAPRPYEPTGSTEAARLPAERLLAVTFTMAAMIMTATSVQLLNLLQTLGVGATAAVALTGLIGPAQVGVRVVELALGRRAHPAWSLLLSSASVGLGLLLLATIPSLAWLAMVLYGAGNGMRTVVRGTLPLALYGQGQYAAAMGRLARLPLLGQAITPLACGYVAERLGLLPLLEVMLAVAAINLGLSLWVFGFAMRRPRAPA is encoded by the coding sequence GTGCCCGGCGCCCCAACCGCGCGCGGCTCAGAGCCGCCCGATACGCTACCGCGTCCGACCATCGCCGGCAACGTCGCCCTCGGCGTCACGCAGATCGTCCTGTGGGGCGGCACGTTCTTCCTCACCGCCGTCGTCTCGGACCCGATCGTCGCCGAGACCGGCTGGCCGCAGGCGATGGTGGTGGGCGCGCTCTCGCTCGCGATCTTCGTGTCGGGCCTGCCCGCGCCGTTCGTCGGCCGCATGATCCGGCGTCACGGCGGGCGGCCGGTCCTCGTAGCCGGCGCCACGATCATCGCGGCGGGCCTCGTGCTGATGGCGGTCGCGCAGTCCCTCCCGGTCTTCCTGCTCGCCTGGATGGTCGCCGGCCTCGGCATGTCGGCCGCGCTCTACGACCCGCTCTTCGCGGCGATCGGCCAAGCCTACGGCGCCGCCGCGCGCGGGGCGATGACCCAGATCGCGATCTCGTCGGGCTTCGCGGTCTCGCTCTGCTGGCCCGCCACGCGGTTCCTGGTCGATCATGTCGGCTGGCGCGGGGCCTGCCTCACCTACGCGATCCTGTCTGTCGCCCTCGTGGTCCCACTCTTCGCCTGGGCGCTGCCGGCCCGGAGCCGGGGCGCGGTCGAGCCCGCCGCGGCGCCCCGGCCCTACGAGCCGACCGGCTCGACCGAAGCGGCGCGCCTGCCGGCGGAGCGCCTGCTCGCCGTGACCTTCACGATGGCGGCGATGATCATGACCGCCACTTCGGTGCAACTGCTCAACCTGCTGCAGACGCTGGGCGTCGGCGCGACCGCCGCGGTGGCCCTGACCGGCCTGATCGGTCCCGCCCAGGTCGGCGTGCGCGTCGTCGAACTGGCCCTCGGCCGCCGCGCCCACCCGGCCTGGTCCCTGCTCCTGTCGAGCGCCAGCGTCGGGCTGGGGCTCCTGCTGCTAGCGACGATCCCGTCCCTGGCGTGGCTCGCGATGGTGCTCTACGGCGCCGGCAACGGCATGCGCACCGTCGTGCGGGGCACGCTGCCGCTGGCGCTCTACGGACAGGGCCAGTACGCGGCGGCGATGGGCCGGCTCGCCCGCCTCCCGCTCCTCGGCCAGGCGATCACGCCCCTGGCCTGCGGCTACGTCGCCGAACGGCTCGGCCTGCTGCCCCTGCTGGAGGTGATGCTGGCCGTGGCGGCGATCAATCTCGGCCTGTCCCTGTGGGTGTTCGGCTTCGCGATGCGTCGCCCGAGGGCGCCGGCCTGA
- a CDS encoding IclR family transcriptional regulator has translation MKSAGRVLQILELFDEIQREARVSEIAERLSVPQSSTSVLLKSLVRLGYLDYDPASRSFLPSPRVALLGAWLDKGPVRDGSLVRMLEHLSERTGGTVILAARNAIFSQYVHVLQARTAMRFHVPPGTRRLVVWSATGTALLADSPEAEIGPLVRRTNAEAPAEQPPIAVAAVLTNLARLRRDGHFLSRGLVTPGAGSIAVPLPRRIDSKGRPLAVAVSGLLDEFERREAEIAATIHDAVARFLPEDPSRP, from the coding sequence GTGAAGTCCGCCGGACGGGTGCTCCAGATCCTGGAGCTGTTCGACGAGATCCAGCGGGAAGCCAGGGTCTCCGAGATCGCCGAGCGGCTGAGCGTCCCGCAATCCTCGACTTCGGTGCTCCTGAAGAGCCTCGTCCGGCTCGGCTATCTCGACTACGACCCGGCGAGCCGCAGCTTCCTGCCGTCGCCCCGGGTGGCGCTCCTCGGCGCGTGGCTCGACAAGGGACCGGTGCGCGACGGCAGCCTCGTGCGCATGCTCGAGCACCTGTCGGAGCGCACGGGCGGGACGGTGATCCTCGCCGCGCGCAACGCGATCTTCTCGCAGTACGTCCACGTCCTGCAGGCGCGCACCGCCATGCGCTTCCACGTTCCGCCCGGGACGCGCCGCCTCGTCGTCTGGTCGGCGACTGGCACCGCGCTCCTCGCCGACAGCCCGGAGGCCGAGATCGGTCCGCTGGTCCGCCGCACGAACGCGGAGGCGCCGGCCGAGCAGCCGCCGATCGCGGTCGCGGCCGTCCTGACCAACCTGGCGCGGCTGCGGCGGGACGGGCACTTCCTCTCCCGCGGGCTCGTCACGCCGGGCGCCGGCTCGATCGCGGTCCCGCTGCCCCGGCGCATCGACAGCAAGGGCCGCCCGCTGGCGGTCGCCGTGTCCGGCCTGCTCGACGAGTTCGAGCGTCGGGAAGCGGAGATCGCCGCGACGATCCACGACGCGGTGGCGCGGTTCCTGCCGGAGGATCCGTCGCGGCCCTGA
- a CDS encoding ABC transporter substrate-binding protein, whose translation MSIRHAAVAARLLAATLLLPALGGAARAETTSVRIGLQYGLVYLPVMIAQSEGLFDKRAKAAGLDGLSVTLTRFSGSTAMNDALLSDSVELGTLGSAGAQIAWDKTRGSQQIKSLTALSSVVYTLFTGKPGVAALKDFTFGDKIAVPAFNSPQAILLRVAAAQQLGGSAKADALMVSLPHPDATAAMRAGQGIAGYFATPPFTQVLQADPKIRTVMTSTGLIGSGDITAATLNAKQGFVDANPKVAQAIRAGMEDAVALIRSDPKRAASIYLASEQVQIDRAQVEAILTDGSIVYDVAPKGMVALAKAMATQGFLRKVPGDWQEIFFPGLEGRDGS comes from the coding sequence ATGTCGATCCGCCACGCGGCCGTCGCCGCGCGCCTCCTCGCCGCCACGCTGCTGCTCCCGGCCCTCGGCGGCGCGGCCCGGGCCGAAACCACCTCCGTCCGGATCGGCCTCCAGTACGGCCTCGTCTACCTGCCGGTGATGATCGCGCAGAGCGAGGGTCTCTTCGACAAGCGCGCCAAGGCCGCGGGGCTCGACGGCTTGTCGGTCACGCTGACGCGTTTCAGCGGCTCGACCGCGATGAACGACGCGCTGCTCTCCGACAGCGTCGAACTCGGCACCCTCGGCTCAGCCGGTGCCCAAATCGCCTGGGACAAGACCCGCGGGAGCCAGCAGATCAAGAGCCTCACCGCCCTGAGCTCGGTCGTCTACACGCTGTTCACCGGCAAGCCCGGCGTCGCCGCGTTGAAGGACTTCACCTTCGGCGACAAGATCGCGGTCCCGGCCTTCAACTCGCCCCAGGCGATCCTGCTGCGAGTTGCGGCGGCCCAGCAGCTCGGCGGATCGGCCAAGGCCGACGCGCTGATGGTGAGCCTGCCCCATCCGGACGCCACCGCGGCGATGCGCGCCGGACAGGGGATCGCCGGCTACTTCGCGACGCCACCCTTCACGCAGGTGCTGCAGGCCGATCCCAAGATCCGGACGGTCATGACCTCGACCGGCCTGATCGGCAGCGGCGACATCACCGCCGCGACCCTGAACGCGAAGCAGGGGTTCGTCGACGCGAACCCGAAGGTCGCGCAGGCGATCCGCGCCGGGATGGAGGATGCGGTGGCGCTGATCCGCAGCGACCCCAAGCGCGCGGCGTCGATCTATCTCGCCTCGGAGCAGGTTCAGATCGACCGCGCGCAAGTTGAGGCGATCCTGACCGACGGTTCCATCGTCTACGACGTGGCCCCGAAGGGAATGGTCGCCCTCGCCAAGGCGATGGCGACGCAGGGCTTCCTGCGGAAGGTGCCGGGCGACTGGCAGGAGATCTTCTTCCCCGGCCTCGAGGGCCGCGACGGCAGCTGA
- a CDS encoding acyl-CoA dehydrogenase family protein has product MHSFRFSAEPLPPEAEAARASVRAFLDAERAAGHFVPHRTSWTTFDAAFSRRAGAAGLIGLTLPEAYGGHGRSGLVRFVVTEEMLAAGAPCGAHWIADRQSGPQIHRHGTEAAKRAILPRICRGECAFGIGMSEPNSGSDLAAVRTRAVRDGDGWVINGSKIWTTNAHQVDYLLALVRTGEPGPDRHGGLTQFIVDMAAPGVTVRPILDLSGHHEFNEVFFTDYRVADAMRVGAEGAGWGLVTEELAFERSGPDRFLSDYRLLVELVDRIGPEPDRFQAVETGRMVAQLTALLGMSASVARLLDQGVVPGVEAALVKDVGNGFERAVPEIARRLVPVEPSLTAQGDAFREALGGVTLRAPSFTLRGGTREVLRGVIARGLGLR; this is encoded by the coding sequence ATGCACAGTTTCCGCTTCAGCGCCGAGCCGCTCCCGCCCGAGGCCGAGGCCGCCCGCGCGTCCGTCCGCGCCTTCCTCGACGCGGAACGGGCGGCCGGGCATTTCGTCCCGCACCGGACCTCGTGGACGACCTTCGACGCCGCCTTCAGCCGGCGCGCGGGGGCCGCGGGCCTCATCGGCCTGACCCTGCCGGAGGCCTATGGCGGCCACGGCCGCTCCGGCCTCGTCCGCTTCGTCGTCACCGAGGAGATGCTGGCGGCCGGCGCGCCCTGCGGCGCGCACTGGATCGCCGACCGCCAGTCGGGGCCGCAGATCCACCGGCACGGCACCGAGGCGGCCAAGCGGGCGATCCTGCCGCGAATCTGCCGGGGCGAATGCGCCTTCGGCATCGGCATGAGCGAGCCGAATTCCGGCTCGGACCTCGCCGCCGTCCGGACCCGCGCGGTGCGCGACGGCGACGGCTGGGTGATCAACGGCTCCAAGATCTGGACGACGAACGCCCATCAGGTCGATTACCTGCTGGCCCTCGTCCGGACCGGCGAGCCCGGGCCGGACCGGCACGGCGGGCTGACCCAGTTCATCGTCGACATGGCGGCCCCCGGGGTGACGGTCCGGCCGATCCTCGACCTGTCGGGCCATCACGAGTTCAACGAGGTGTTCTTCACCGATTACCGCGTCGCCGACGCGATGCGGGTCGGCGCCGAGGGCGCGGGCTGGGGCCTCGTCACGGAGGAACTCGCCTTCGAGCGCTCCGGGCCCGACCGGTTCCTGTCGGATTACCGGCTGCTCGTCGAACTCGTCGACCGGATCGGGCCGGAGCCGGACCGGTTCCAGGCGGTCGAGACCGGACGGATGGTGGCCCAGCTCACCGCGCTGCTGGGCATGTCGGCCTCGGTGGCCCGCCTCCTCGATCAGGGCGTCGTGCCGGGCGTCGAGGCGGCGCTGGTCAAGGATGTCGGCAACGGCTTCGAGCGCGCCGTGCCGGAGATCGCCCGGCGGCTCGTGCCGGTCGAGCCGAGTCTCACCGCGCAGGGCGACGCCTTCCGCGAGGCTTTGGGCGGCGTGACCCTGCGGGCGCCCTCCTTCACCCTGCGCGGCGGGACCCGCGAGGTCCTGCGCGGCGTCATCGCCCGGGGGCTGGGGCTGCGATGA
- a CDS encoding acyl-CoA dehydrogenase family protein — protein sequence MDHAAEAGDPVDGIVLDQVERLLAQHLTPALLAACDGAAGATARAADLWPADLWTALAESGLPLALVPEAEGGIGLAATTAARLIRRCGRAALPLPLPETVAGAALWAATGGQVAEDALSLVPGGGPVRIAPHAEGFVLDGRVAQVPWGGSVAALLLDAVDAAGIPHLVRIAAPGTLRDTHHNLAGEPRDTLDLTGCIVPAADVRAAPGWAAGAGAPSVESVGAWVRAQQMVGALETCLGSALAHAQERQQFGRPLAKFQAIQHMLAEAAGHVAAATAAADLAAACWGDPRFVLATAIAKARCGEAAGHVAAIGHQIHGAMGFTQEHPLHRATRRLWSWRDEFGSDALWQERIGRAVCAGGGAALWPMLVRLRGGAG from the coding sequence ATGGACCACGCGGCGGAGGCCGGCGACCCGGTCGACGGGATCGTCCTCGATCAGGTCGAGCGGCTGCTCGCCCAGCACCTCACGCCGGCGCTGCTGGCGGCCTGCGACGGGGCCGCGGGCGCGACCGCAAGGGCGGCGGATCTCTGGCCGGCGGATCTCTGGACGGCGCTCGCCGAGAGCGGCCTGCCGCTGGCGCTGGTGCCCGAGGCGGAGGGCGGGATCGGTCTCGCCGCCACGACCGCGGCCCGGCTGATCCGGCGTTGCGGCCGGGCCGCCCTCCCCCTGCCCCTGCCGGAGACCGTCGCGGGCGCGGCGCTCTGGGCTGCCACGGGGGGACAGGTGGCCGAAGACGCCCTGTCGCTGGTCCCGGGCGGTGGCCCCGTGCGGATCGCGCCGCACGCGGAGGGGTTCGTCCTGGACGGCCGGGTCGCGCAGGTGCCCTGGGGCGGTTCGGTCGCGGCCCTGCTCCTTGACGCCGTCGACGCGGCCGGCATCCCGCACCTCGTGCGGATCGCCGCGCCCGGGACGCTCCGCGACACGCACCACAACCTCGCCGGCGAGCCGCGTGACACCCTCGATCTGACCGGCTGCATCGTCCCGGCCGCCGACGTCCGGGCCGCGCCGGGCTGGGCTGCCGGAGCGGGGGCGCCGTCCGTCGAATCCGTCGGCGCCTGGGTCCGGGCGCAGCAGATGGTGGGCGCCCTGGAGACCTGCCTCGGCTCGGCCCTCGCTCACGCCCAGGAGCGGCAGCAATTCGGCCGGCCGCTCGCCAAGTTCCAGGCGATCCAGCACATGCTGGCCGAGGCCGCGGGCCATGTCGCCGCCGCAACCGCAGCCGCCGACCTTGCCGCCGCCTGCTGGGGCGACCCGCGCTTCGTCCTCGCCACCGCCATCGCCAAGGCGCGCTGCGGCGAGGCGGCGGGCCACGTCGCGGCGATCGGCCACCAGATTCACGGGGCCATGGGCTTCACCCAGGAGCACCCGCTCCACCGCGCGACGCGGCGGCTGTGGTCCTGGCGCGACGAGTTCGGATCCGACGCCCTCTGGCAGGAGCGGATCGGGCGCGCGGTCTGCGCGGGCGGCGGCGCGGCCCTCTGGCCGATGCTGGTCCGGCTCCGGGGCGGCGCCGGCTGA